Proteins encoded in a region of the Diospyros lotus cultivar Yz01 chromosome 9, ASM1463336v1, whole genome shotgun sequence genome:
- the LOC127810450 gene encoding auxin-responsive protein SAUR32-like, with product MDVIDGKAKKGLIVQTWERCRSIGRGGPLPPAVMTKSRSWPRSSIPAEDERRLGKQRVAPEGCFSVYVGPQKQRFTIKTKYANHPLFTALLEEAESEYGHNSEGPLELPCEVNHFCEILVEMKNSREVRRGCNFAKTRSSSYHVLSPSRLVARAMNRF from the coding sequence ATGGATGTGATTGACGGGAAAGCTAAGAAAGGGCTGATCGTCCAGACATGGGAACGGTGCAGATCGATCGGCCGCGGCGGCCCTCTCCCCCCTGCCGTGATGACGAAAAGCCGGTCGTGGCCTCGCAGCAGCATCCCGGCGGAGGACGAAAGGCGTTTGGGGAAACAGCGGGTGGCTCCGGAAGGATGTTTCTCCGTCTACGTCGGGCCGCAGAAACAAAGGTTTACGATCAAGACGAAGTACGCCAACCACCCTCTCTTCACCGCGCTTCTGGAAGAAGCAGAATCGGAGTATGGGCACAACAGTGAAGGGCCTCTTGAGCTGCCGTGTGAGGTTAACCATTTCTGCGAGATCTTGGTGGAGATGAAGAACTCCCGCGAGGTCCGGCGGGGCTGCAACTTCGCCAAAACTCGCAGCTCCTCCTATCACGTTCTCAGTCCTTCGCGGTTGGTCGCGCGCGCCATGAATAGGTTTTAG